The DNA segment CTTGGTCCTGCGAGGAGACATTCCCCCCCGAGCTCTTGAGGACCACGCGGCGCTCAGATCTCCTCTGCCTCGTTCTTCATTCGATTCTCTGGTTCATTTCTGAGCAAAAAAGGAGATTTTATGTTTCCCCCTAAAACCATAAAATGAGGGAAGAAACTACATTTAACGCCCGAAAGGTTTGTGATGCTTCCGTTCATCTATactcccctctgtgtgtgtctgtgtgtgtgtgtgtgtgtgtctgtgtgtgtgtgtctgtgtgtgtgtgtgtgtctgtgtgtgtgtgtctgtgtgtgtgtgtgtctgtgtgtgtgtgtgtgtctgtgtgtgtgtgtgtctgtgtgtgtgtgtgtgtgtgtgtctctttttagCATTATTTCCCCCTGATGGTAAACTAAACCCAATCGACCCTTAATCCCGTCCTGGATACTCACAGAGAGTCCCGGGCCCAGTGTGGGGCAGGCGGGGTCGGTGGTTGGATGTCCCTCTCCGTTGTACTCCACCAGGAAGAAGGGACGGGTGGTCCCGTTACGCAGGGAGGGGGCCTGAGGGGCAAATCCACGATTATCACCATTATATTACTATTaatggtgcttttattttggtgagAAAACTGATGTAAAGCTCTTATAGTTTATCTTTActcatgtgcgtgtgcgtgtgtgtgtgtatgtgtgtgtgtatgtgtgtgtgtgtgtgaagacggACCATCTGAGAGAGGAAAGACTGTCCGTCCACGTCCACTGAAGACAGGTCGGTCCCAGAGATGTCCAGAATGGTGGGGGCCAGGTCGATGTTCAGCACCGGCGCCTGACGGAGGTCATCACAcaatgaaacgtgtgtgtgtgtgtgtgtgtgtgtgtgcgtgcgtgcgtgcgtgtgcgtccgTGTCCGACCTGCAGCGTCTGCTGGGGTTTGATTCCCGGGCCGCGGACCATCAGCGGGACCCGGATGTCAAATTCGTAGAGCTGCCTCTTGTCGATGGGCAGCGAGAACTGACCTGAACAGCGAGGGGGGGTCGGATGGGGTCAGAGGTTAATACGACGGGCAAACAGGCGGCTGGCGGTGCTGTGAAGGGGGGGCTCTGACCTGTGTGGTAGCCGTTGTCCGAGGTGTAGAAGATGTAGGTGTTGTTGAGCTCTTTGATGCTCTCCAGCTTGTTGACCAGCGACTCCACCAGGTCGTCCAGCGACAGCAGCGTCTGCCACCTGcacgggtcaaaggtcacctgaGGTCACATGCGGCTTGTGCTGCGTCAAGCGTTGATGTTGTTGGTCCCTCTAGTTCTGACAGGAGACGTTTCTTTCCACAGTCAGAATGTGGGACATTTGATTGTGGGGAAATCAGGCACCAGAACCTGCCGGCTTCCTTCTTCAGAACCTCTGACGTGAGGCGGTGCAGCGGTTTTACCTTTTCCGGTACGCGCTGTCCAGGAAGGCGAGCGAGCTGAGCGCCATCGGGTTCTCGGGCTGACGCAGCAGCCAGTGTTTGTCCTGATGGTCACATGATGAGAACGCGTCACCTTTACGGTCACCAAGAGGAACTTTTACCGAGCGGTGGTTCTGTCGCCCCCTCAGGAAGCCTCTGCTGGGGGTCTGCGTGACGAGGATCTGCAGCGAACGTAGACCGGTTCGGGTGTTCGGGGGGGGGTCAACGTGGTCTCACCTTCCCCGGTTTGTCGAAGCTTCCGCCTCGGGGCGCTTTGACGTCGGCGAACTGCTTCTGGTACTTCGGCGCCGGCGTCCAGGGGGAGTGAGGAGCCGGAGGAcacagcaggaggaagaagggacGCTGGGGGCTCCGGTCCTCCAGGAAGCGGAGCGACCGGTTGGCCTGGATGGAGGAAACGTCATTCAGCGTGACAATCATTAGAAAAGCGTTTACGCAACGGCCAACACTCATCTGCAGTGACTCATCGATCGCCatcttgggtttttttttgcatttatgagctcgtaaaaaaaaaactgccttcAGTCACAAGTTGAAACATTCCTGCGGCTCGTAAACTCCATTTACAGGAAACAtccagataaaaaaaataaaaagcacaaagaaGCTGTGAGGACTCACGATGAGGTCGGTCAGGTAGTCCGACTCGTAGCGGTCTCCGTGCTTCTCCTCCACGCCGTTCACCGACAGCGTGTAGTTGAAGTACCGAGAGTTTCCCACCTGGAGCCGTAAGCACAGAAGAAGAGCTGAGTACAcggcggagtgtgtgtgtgtgtgtgtgtgtgtgtcactcaccAGTGCGTGCCACTGGTCCCAGCCCGGTGGAACGTGGCCAACGTCTCCCGCCTCCTTCCTGCCGTACTGATGCAGGGAAAAGAATAACGAACAGTTGGATCACCTGCACGAGTTCTTCTGCAGCACAGACGTGTTCTGGCTTCCTCTGCGCTCACCTGGTTCAGGTACTTCCCGGCGAAGAAGGTCTGGTACTTCTGCTTGCTGAGGTGGACGGGGAAGGCCGAGGCCTCGGGGCCCTTCTGCCAGCGAGCGCTGGAGCAGCTCCCCGCCAGCGAGTTGTTCCTCACCTGGTGGTTGTGGGGGTACTGGCCCGTCAGGACGCTGCTCCTGCTGGGGCAGCACAGCGGGGTCACCGTGAactaccgggggggggggattatagACACGTCACCGTCCGCGCTTTAGCATCGCGTTGCATTACGCTTGTATTCTATTTAGTGTGAAAAAGATGTCAAACAAATGCAGTAAAAAGTGGATTATTTCTCTCGAACATTAGAATGTGAGTATCGTACTTACAGCATTCACAAATACTGCCCCCGCGTCGCCGATCAAGGCTTTGGTTTTCTTCATGGGGGTCTGAGAACACAAACCACAACAGACTTCAACAGGTAATAAAGTTATGAACATTTGATCCATAATGAATTCATTGTTACTGTGTGGAACATCTTGCCGATAAATAATCTCACATGGTGGAATCATCTGTTATTGGACGTGTAtgtttgcacacacatgcaattaGTCTCCGGTTACACGTTTCTCTGTCAGacatatttaacaaataaacaacagaatattgaaaaacctgaaaaaagacactagagacaacGAAATAGAACCCAAAACTCAGCATGAACATTACTCATGTGTACAATATAAATGTGTAGTGCAGATGGACGCGTCTTCTTAATTGTTCATCAGAATGAGAATAAAAAACTAACTATTtacaagacaaagaaaagcagcaaaatgtTCAAATCGTTTGATTCTTTTGTGCTGATCAACTCGATCGAATAAGCGACTTTGAGCAAAGAGAAGAAGCTTCCTGCTTCACTTCCTGAATAAAACACACCAGAGTACCACAAAGTACCACAGAGTACCACAGAGTATGACAAAGTACCACAAGGTACCACAGAGTACCACAAGGTACCACAGAGTATGACAAAGTACCACAAGGTACCACAGAGTACCACAAAGTATGACAAAGTACCACAAAGTACCACGGAGTATGACTAAAGTACCACAGAGTACCACAAAAGTACCCCAGAGTACCACAAAAGTACCACAGAGTACCATGGTGCCCCTCTGAGGCGGCCTTTGATCTCACACGTGTCTTTAGGACCGACACGGGGACTTAATGAGAAGTGACTTCCGGTATcgccccccctcactcaccaTCCCCCCCAGCTGCACGTCCTGGTCGTCCGCGAGGATGAGGATGACGTTGCTCGGCAATGCGGCACACCTGGCGCAGCAGGTGAGCAGCGCGAGCAGCGCGAGGAGCGCGACGCCCCCCCGCCGGGCTCCGCGCGCCGCTCCGGCTCTTCTCCCCGGACCGGACATTCGAGCACGCGGGACGCGTCGGGACACCCTAGACCCAAAACCCTGCCCTCCGGAGACTGAGGTGTTTGAGGAAGTGGAGCGCGAGGGCGCCGGTGGTCATGTGATCAgacggagggggcggagctaagAGTGAGAACATGTTGTATAAGGCGGATTTCAACTACTTCCTTACGACCAAACACCTGTGAACATAACATACAATATCCTAAAggatatatttattaaaaaataaacgttATATTGCAAATTTAGTACGTTATACTATGTCATCTTTTATAGTATTTTATGAATGTATTTTTGACAACAGTATAATATTCTTCAACTGAATAAAATGCTGAACAGTAACATGCTGCTCTAACATTGATGGTTCAGTATTAATTCTCCAATAATGTATAATACTATAATACATAGGAATTAAGCTAATATAAATCTAAATGTGCAACATAGAGGGTTATGTGGTAACTACTTAGAAAACTCAAATATTAAATTGAGACTGTGTGTGAAGTCACAGCCTTGAAATACTAAAATGATGAGATAAAAAGCTCAAATTCCTGAATTGCTGACTTTGACTGGAGTTTTTATGAGGTGGTAAGTAAGATGTTTATTTGCTgatttaaataataacaattcATAATAgttgtatatatattattagtatAAGTGTTATTGCCATTATTATCCTTATAATTATTATGATGTAAAATATAGTAATCAATGTAGACTTACcatttccaacttttttttctccaattttacatataatatatatataacggaAGAAAATATCTATCATAATCTTCCATCGCGCAGTTTCTAGTCGGAACTATTTTGATGACGCACAGTCTCCGCAGCTGCTTCCGCCCGCACGCTTCACAGAAGTTTGCATCGTTTGTTCACCGTTAAcctacttctcagaatgaagtTCGTTACTTCAGACACCTGCACGTAACCGCGTCGCAACACAAACACGGAAGACTCTTCTCGTCATGTTCAGCTTTATAAAAGTAAGCTAGCAGGAAGTAAACCGAGCTACTGCGGAAAGTACCGTTAGCACAACGTACAGGCGATATTCAAGCTAGTTTCCCTCCCAGCGTCAGATGTAACAACATGGTGCCTTTCAAGAGGAGGAAGCTCGTCTGCTCCGCTGCTGGGAGCCACACTGGGGCCACTGGGAGCCATGAGGGGGCCACTGGGAGCCATGAGGGGACCAGGTTCCCTCAGGTCGttttgttcctgctggagaGAAAGATGGGAGCCAGTCGGAGACGTTTTCTCTCTCAGCTCGGGGAGAAGAAAGGATTccaggtggagcagctgctcAGGTGAGATTCAAATATGTACAAATATTGTATTGGAGAGGTACTCAACAAAAGTATATTTAGTATTTATGAAGTACACATTCGAGTCGTTTGCCACTTGATACTTTTACACATTTATCTGACAGCTGATTATTTCTTCAATCTTAAACTTTTCTAAAGAAAATAAACGAAAAgttaataaaatatgttgttttgttaaCATTTTTCCTGTTAAAACGTATGTGATGgttttctgcttttcctttttatgaTGTTAATGTGTGAGTAAAAACTTTAATAATTGTAATATATTCGTAATAATAGTAGTAATATTCCAATATCTCtttaatttataataataataacaatccaTAAAAATATTCTTAATATGGTTTTATGTATATGTAATAGTTTTAACATACAATATTAGTAATATTGTTAGTCATGTTGTCTTTTCCCAGTGAGAGAGTCACACATGTCATCTGTGAGAATAACTCCAGTGAGGAGGTCAGAACTTGGCTGAggtcggaggtcagaggtcaaacagcTGCTCACCTGCTGGACGTCAGCTGGTTCACGGAGAGCATGAAGGCGGGACGTCCTGTCGAAGTACTGGACAGACACAAGCTACAggtgagttaaagctgcattctgtgcagtgaccagcagggggcgactcctctgctcccatagacgtctatgaggaaatgactctacttctctgtagtgaccagcagggggcgactcctctgctcccatagacgtctatgaggaaatgactctacttctctgtagtgaccagcagggggcgactcctctgctcccatagacgtctatgaggaaatgactctacttctctgtagtgaccagcagggggcgactcctctgctcccatagacgtctatgaggaaatgactctacttctctgcagtgaccagcagggggcgactcctctgctcccatagacgtctatgaggaaatgactctacttctctcttgatttattccctcagtaaacattgtaaacatgagtttatggtcatGAACTTCATTTAGTAAATTTCGGTCCATTCAGAGCACGGGATGTtgtagggcggggcttactttGATTGACAAGTTTCTACCAGAGACGTGTACAGTGACTCTACGCCCTCCTTAGTCCTTTTATGGTCACTTCGTGTTCACTGGTTGAGTAAAAACAAGATGCGACGACCAAAGCGCCGAACTCAAGGCTTCAAAACGATGAACCAAAAGACGTTGTCACGACGACTAAATTCACTTCTCATACTAAGTTAACGCTCCAAACAACTTCAGAAATCTATGAAACGTCGGGCAAAGGTTCCTGTCTAGCTTGTTCCGTGCGTTCCGACTGCTCCTTTACTCCGTCTCTCTTTCAGGAGCAGCAGACGGAAGAGGTGGAGGTGTTTTCTACACCCAGCTACGCCTGTCAGAGACGGACCACTCTGGACAACCACAACGCTGTCCTCACCGTACgtgtacatattatatatatatgtatattattttgTGTATAAATGTATTTCTACTCCGACGTTATGTTTCCCGTCCCAGGACGCTCTGTCGCTGCTGGCTGAAAACGCCGAGCTCAGCGGCGAGGACGGCCGAGGCGTCGCGTTCCGACGGGCCGCCGCCGCGCTGAAGGCCCTCCCCCTGCCGGTGACGCGCCTGACGCAGCTCGGGGGGGTCCCGTGTCTCGGGGGTCATTCGCTCAGAGTGATCAAGGTCAGCGGGAGATTGAAGCTCCctttgtttatgttgtttatttCTCACCTGCTTCGTCACAccggaggaagaagaagaagaaggtccgGGGGTTTGATCCTCTCTCCCCGTAGGACGTCCTGGAGAGCGGAGCGTCGCCTGAGGTCGAAGCTCTGCGGCGGTCTGAGCGCTTTAAAGCGCTGAAGGTTCGTCAGATGTTTGTAAATTACTTATGAATAGGATGAAAGCAACGAacgtaaaaaaaagaacataaaaataagaataagtttTCCAAATCTTctagtttttctttcttgagTCCCATAATTCCCAACAGCAGCTCTGTTCCTcactgaatataatatatatctgtCACTTTTCCTTCATGTCTTCTTCATCGCTTTGGCTCCACCTGGTGGCAGCAAAGggaaccatcatcatcatcatcatcatcattgtgttcatgatgatgatgatcaagtAGTTTATTCTGAATATAATAATGTGTGTTGCAAATAGTCCCCAGCAGACAGTGTTTTTTCAATGAATCATTTCAGGCGTCTAAATGACGGCTTTATATTACTTGACTTGTGGTCGTGAAGAAGAGACActcttctgtgtgcgtgtgtttcaggTGTTAACCGGTATTTTCGGA comes from the Gasterosteus aculeatus chromosome 14, fGasAcu3.hap1.1, whole genome shotgun sequence genome and includes:
- the gnsb gene encoding glucosamine (N-acetyl)-6-sulfatase (Sanfilippo disease IIID), b, producing MSGPGRRAGAARGARRGGVALLALLALLTCCARCAALPSNVILILADDQDVQLGGMTPMKKTKALIGDAGAVFVNAFTVTPLCCPSRSSVLTGQYPHNHQVRNNSLAGSCSSARWQKGPEASAFPVHLSKQKYQTFFAGKYLNQYGRKEAGDVGHVPPGWDQWHALVGNSRYFNYTLSVNGVEEKHGDRYESDYLTDLIANRSLRFLEDRSPQRPFFLLLCPPAPHSPWTPAPKYQKQFADVKAPRGGSFDKPGKDKHWLLRQPENPMALSSLAFLDSAYRKRWQTLLSLDDLVESLVNKLESIKELNNTYIFYTSDNGYHTGQFSLPIDKRQLYEFDIRVPLMVRGPGIKPQQTLQAPVLNIDLAPTILDISGTDLSSVDVDGQSFLSQMAPSLRNGTTRPFFLVEYNGEGHPTTDPACPTLGPGLSQCFPDCVCEDAFNNTYACVRTLDPQNDLQYCEFADSESFVEVYNLTSDPHQLENIVKQVDPAVLQSMNQRLIKLQSCQGDSCRDNK